Proteins from a genomic interval of bacterium:
- a CDS encoding ABC transporter permease subunit — MILSVALKEFYTNLISARFTIGFLLCLFLIPFTMVVSINDYESQVRAYELEKKQADENNKIRVYSALRPEIVRPPEPLSIFSRGISYKVGNKVTTRLGEKTLLAEGRSSVRENPLLNSFFSLDFSTVITIIMSLLALLFTYDACSREREEGTLKLVLSNPVNRWKILLGKVIGILITMMPVILFCYGLSAVIILFHPHLEFSAHEWGRIVFMFGLSIVFFTFFAALGLLVSARTHSSVTSIIICLFIWVAAVFVVPNASVYVAKSFIATESQENLRYALNDLDRNFSTKVREYRQTLDQPDWWMNWNMNSYGDGYMEVSGNTRSLMELYRKLCQYSEPLRIQYADEKWAIQKAYLDKLDRQRLFAEWLSLLSPSEMFRQSVSAMCRTDVPAHYHFLDKAREYREELIQFFRDKDMFASYEYFTRQDPKTFMTADEIVRIRTGGEFKTLREYGEWAQLHNGDFKPLRKVDIPGTDLWKYEPLDLSGVPQFRWESSTFAYDVNNSLIRLALLLLGDVILFYLAFISFIRYDVR; from the coding sequence ATGATTCTGTCTGTAGCCCTCAAAGAATTTTACACGAATCTCATTTCCGCACGGTTTACTATCGGTTTTCTCCTGTGCCTGTTTCTCATCCCGTTCACCATGGTAGTGAGCATAAACGACTATGAATCGCAGGTGCGGGCATATGAGCTCGAAAAAAAACAGGCCGATGAAAACAACAAGATTCGTGTCTATTCGGCGCTCCGCCCGGAGATAGTCAGACCGCCCGAACCGCTCAGTATTTTCAGCCGCGGTATCAGCTACAAGGTGGGTAATAAGGTCACTACGAGGCTTGGCGAAAAAACACTCCTGGCGGAAGGACGGAGCTCTGTCCGCGAAAATCCGCTCCTCAACTCGTTTTTTTCCCTCGATTTCAGCACGGTGATTACCATCATCATGTCGCTCCTCGCGCTCCTGTTCACCTATGACGCATGCAGCAGGGAACGCGAGGAAGGGACGTTGAAACTCGTGCTGTCGAACCCGGTGAACCGATGGAAAATCCTCCTGGGTAAAGTGATTGGTATCCTGATAACGATGATGCCGGTAATCCTTTTCTGTTACGGTCTCAGCGCGGTCATCATCCTCTTCCATCCTCATCTGGAGTTTTCGGCGCACGAGTGGGGGCGAATCGTGTTCATGTTCGGATTGAGCATCGTTTTCTTTACCTTTTTCGCGGCACTCGGGCTTCTCGTTTCCGCCCGCACGCATTCATCGGTCACCAGTATCATCATCTGCCTGTTCATATGGGTGGCAGCCGTGTTTGTCGTACCCAACGCGTCAGTGTATGTGGCAAAGAGCTTCATCGCCACGGAATCGCAGGAAAACCTCCGGTATGCTCTCAACGATCTGGACAGAAATTTTTCCACCAAGGTTCGCGAATACCGACAAACCCTCGATCAACCGGACTGGTGGATGAACTGGAACATGAACAGCTATGGTGATGGCTATATGGAAGTGTCCGGCAATACACGAAGTCTCATGGAACTGTACAGGAAACTGTGCCAGTATTCGGAACCACTCCGGATACAGTATGCGGATGAAAAATGGGCAATTCAGAAAGCCTACCTCGACAAGCTTGACAGGCAGCGTCTTTTCGCCGAGTGGCTTTCCCTTCTTTCACCGTCCGAGATGTTCCGTCAGAGTGTGTCCGCGATGTGCAGGACGGATGTTCCGGCACACTACCATTTTCTCGACAAAGCACGGGAATACCGCGAGGAGCTGATACAGTTCTTTCGGGACAAGGACATGTTCGCATCGTACGAATACTTCACCCGTCAGGACCCAAAAACGTTTATGACCGCGGACGAGATCGTGCGGATACGGACCGGCGGTGAGTTTAAAACACTCCGGGAATACGGAGAATGGGCGCAGCTGCATAACGGCGATTTCAAACCTCTGCGAAAAGTGGATATCCCCGGTACAGATTTATGGAAGTACGAGCCGCTCGACCTTTCCGGAGTACCACAGTTCAGATGGGAATCATCCACGTTCGCGTATGACGTGAATAATTCCCTCATCAGGCTTGCTTTGTTGCTTTTAGGGGATGTCATACTCTTCTATCTGGCGTTCATTTCGTTCATCCGTTACGATGTGAGGTAA
- a CDS encoding ABC transporter permease subunit: MKTVIIREFMEHVKSIQFVVLLVFAVTLFSINGVYFSRKYNQLMTVFLSSSQEKSTVSTTLSRQPSPLLFMSEGGDTYRPGQYRLAPKYSLSAQTSDESNYMLPDIPEPDWTFIVSIIFSLYVILLGYNAISGEREQGTMRLILSNPIGRIKLVVSKYATILLTVTAILSAGVLISLIITGLSNPVVFTTGYLARIALMIVLSLAYLSIFAFLSLMLSSLIGNSSLVLMISLALWIFLGIIIPNTSGIIAEKISRVPSEFQTSNQLGPVIQKQLDIDIDTIRERAHKGEIRTEDEAKKEFDRICENCQDSYIKYYNNYDNSMKQRAATAQNLSRISPTALFQYAAENLTGTGIDSEERFMRDIQVYSALYDNYIRKKIGKLVSTSQWSFMTDINVDGKNILVQSPRPEEYQGDNSDFPMFRESRPDIVRSLRDALMDMAGILLWNIVLAMGAFTAFLRADVR; this comes from the coding sequence ATGAAAACAGTCATTATACGGGAATTCATGGAACATGTGAAAAGCATACAGTTTGTCGTTCTTCTGGTTTTCGCCGTCACGCTCTTCTCCATCAACGGAGTGTATTTTTCCCGGAAATACAATCAGCTTATGACGGTATTCCTGAGCAGCAGTCAGGAAAAAAGTACCGTATCCACGACACTTTCACGGCAGCCGTCACCACTCCTGTTCATGTCCGAGGGCGGAGACACATACCGTCCCGGACAATACCGGCTTGCGCCAAAATATTCATTATCCGCACAAACGTCCGATGAAAGTAACTACATGTTACCCGATATTCCGGAACCGGACTGGACATTCATCGTTTCCATCATTTTCAGCCTCTATGTCATTCTCCTGGGGTATAACGCAATCTCCGGTGAGCGTGAACAGGGAACGATGCGCCTCATTCTTTCCAATCCCATAGGCCGGATTAAGCTGGTTGTTTCCAAATATGCGACCATCCTTTTAACCGTGACCGCGATACTGTCGGCGGGTGTCCTTATAAGTCTCATTATCACAGGATTATCGAATCCCGTGGTGTTCACGACCGGTTATCTTGCGAGAATCGCACTGATGATCGTTCTTTCTCTGGCGTACCTTTCCATTTTCGCTTTTCTGAGCCTCATGTTATCGTCCCTGATCGGTAATTCCTCGCTCGTCCTTATGATATCGCTCGCTCTCTGGATTTTCCTGGGAATCATCATACCGAATACATCCGGAATCATCGCTGAAAAAATCTCCCGGGTCCCGAGTGAATTTCAGACATCCAATCAACTGGGGCCGGTCATACAAAAACAGCTTGATATCGATATCGATACAATACGTGAACGGGCACATAAGGGTGAAATCAGAACGGAAGACGAGGCGAAAAAGGAATTTGACCGTATCTGTGAAAATTGCCAGGACAGCTATATCAAATACTATAATAATTATGACAACTCCATGAAACAACGGGCGGCAACCGCGCAGAATTTATCGCGGATATCGCCGACAGCGCTCTTTCAGTATGCAGCGGAAAACCTTACGGGAACCGGCATCGACAGCGAAGAGCGATTCATGCGGGATATTCAGGTATATTCCGCGCTCTATGACAATTACATCCGGAAAAAGATAGGAAAACTGGTAAGCACGTCACAGTGGTCATTTATGACAGATATCAATGTCGACGGGAAAAATATCCTGGTGCAGTCACCCCGGCCCGAGGAATACCAGGGCGACAATTCCGATTTCCCGATGTTCCGGGAAAGCAGGCCTGACATTGTGCGAAGCCTGAGAGATGCGCTCATGGACATGGCGGGCATCCTTTTGTGGAATATCGTTCTGGCAATGGGAGCTTTTACCGCGTTCCTGCGGGCCGATGTCAGGTGA
- a CDS encoding ABC transporter permease has translation MLLDIIFRELRSTVLSLRLHIALVLTLMVFCIGSAAFVKDYRAGKEISLRYRSEVSKELREAAEQNISRLATMRQHYLFEPSTDTFIDDAKEKYLPNSFEYSAYNVYGFDVSSGAANPYLQEFQELNWMFIVSLIMGFVVFLFTFDAVSGEKEAKTLALAFANSLSRGTLLLGKYISAIIASMLVLFPGICLSLVIVFITGTIAVSGALIIEILVFLAAAGIFVACIAAFGMLVSVVTRSANVSLLLALTCWLIFAAIVPNTALFWAQTLFPIEKAEIIAEKIQKAREEINRNAPPGSWASSSNMPFLPEHELRAANQTNIMNSRKQIWDSYCNDRIRQLQRVRKVTFLSPVSLFEYMSEAVVGGGFVRFEKNWNDLHVFQEQFLGFFKEKDAQDPVSPHWYNPYEDYSTSKKPVNFSEVPLYTEKPATIEERLTRAGLYLAVLVLYAAAAFSLSFMVFVRYDVR, from the coding sequence ATGCTCCTCGATATTATATTCCGTGAATTACGGAGTACCGTTCTCAGTTTACGGCTCCATATCGCGCTTGTTCTCACCCTCATGGTTTTCTGTATCGGCAGCGCCGCATTTGTCAAGGATTACCGGGCGGGCAAGGAAATCTCCCTGCGGTACCGGAGTGAAGTATCGAAGGAGCTCCGTGAAGCCGCGGAACAGAATATTTCCAGACTGGCCACCATGCGGCAGCATTATCTCTTCGAGCCCAGCACAGACACGTTCATCGATGACGCGAAGGAAAAATACCTCCCCAACAGTTTCGAATACAGCGCCTACAACGTGTACGGATTCGATGTGAGCTCTGGCGCCGCGAATCCGTATCTCCAGGAATTTCAGGAATTGAACTGGATGTTCATCGTATCGCTCATCATGGGTTTTGTCGTCTTTCTGTTTACATTCGACGCCGTTTCGGGTGAAAAGGAAGCGAAGACCCTGGCGCTGGCATTCGCAAATTCATTGTCGAGAGGCACTCTCCTGCTCGGGAAGTACATCAGCGCCATAATCGCCTCGATGCTCGTTCTCTTTCCGGGAATCTGCCTGAGCCTCGTGATCGTATTCATAACCGGAACGATCGCCGTGTCAGGCGCTCTCATAATTGAGATACTGGTTTTCCTGGCGGCTGCCGGAATTTTTGTCGCCTGTATCGCAGCGTTCGGCATGCTCGTGTCGGTTGTCACGCGGTCGGCAAATGTAAGCCTTCTTCTAGCACTCACCTGCTGGCTCATCTTTGCCGCAATAGTACCCAATACAGCTCTTTTCTGGGCTCAGACGCTCTTCCCTATCGAGAAAGCCGAAATCATCGCGGAGAAAATTCAAAAAGCGCGCGAAGAAATCAACAGAAACGCCCCGCCGGGAAGCTGGGCATCATCAAGCAACATGCCGTTCCTTCCCGAGCACGAGCTGAGAGCGGCCAACCAGACAAATATCATGAACAGCAGAAAACAGATATGGGACTCCTACTGCAACGACAGGATACGGCAGCTTCAGCGAGTGCGGAAGGTTACTTTCCTGTCGCCGGTGTCGCTTTTCGAGTATATGAGCGAGGCCGTCGTCGGTGGAGGATTCGTGCGGTTCGAGAAAAACTGGAACGACCTCCATGTGTTCCAGGAACAGTTCCTCGGTTTCTTCAAGGAAAAAGACGCGCAGGACCCTGTCAGCCCGCACTGGTACAATCCGTACGAAGATTATTCGACATCAAAGAAGCCGGTGAATTTTTCCGAAGTTCCTCTCTATACGGAAAAACCGGCAACCATCGAAGAACGTCTTACACGGGCCGGATTGTATCTCGCTGTCCTAGTATTATATGCGGCAGCCGCATTTTCCCTGTCATTCATGGTATTTGTACGGTACGATGTACGGTAA
- a CDS encoding ABC transporter permease subunit: MFSTLFLKEIRESIMAHWFYMVTLICLILIPFSLYIGTLNYRQSMIDYRESIRLYHDKTDGWVDVDSNVEGFRPPSPLSIFDGGIQNDIPSKVIASPDGVVRMIDEPGVRNPNGSLFGSFDYRFMVSVILSLLSLIFTFNAITGEKESGTFRLIMSNPVPRWVMLSGKLIGRYILFVIPFTIALIAGVILIFVTDSSIIMQSEFLPNIVAIMLISYLFIFAIFSLGIMLSTLTHHSMMTVFVSLFVWIFIVFGIPKLSPMLAQIMYPVRSPQIVNTEKQLVRRTIEKELNERRSQLFETTMRSFGIDDWEKVYRDHNDNGPQIDHEAFREYDAKASALVTEYRERIVDAYASIDRKYTNELNRQSAFAQCLARLSPVSCYSFLVSDLSGTGLEALISFRTAARAFQNRLDNELYRKNVINVYGRHDGPHITSIKGGRIRVPELIQFGYVKAGDVIQTDRIDFLLLILYAILFFTVAFVKFIRYDVR, from the coding sequence ATGTTTTCCACACTCTTTTTGAAAGAAATCCGTGAATCCATTATGGCGCACTGGTTTTATATGGTGACCCTGATCTGTCTTATTCTGATTCCTTTCAGTCTGTATATCGGGACACTGAATTACCGGCAAAGCATGATCGATTACCGAGAATCGATTCGTCTGTACCACGATAAAACAGATGGCTGGGTAGATGTCGACAGCAATGTAGAAGGGTTCAGACCCCCTTCGCCACTCAGCATTTTCGATGGAGGCATTCAGAATGATATCCCGTCGAAAGTTATTGCTTCCCCCGATGGTGTGGTACGAATGATCGATGAACCGGGAGTCCGAAATCCGAACGGCAGCCTTTTCGGATCGTTTGATTACCGTTTTATGGTGAGTGTGATACTATCACTTCTTTCACTCATCTTTACGTTCAATGCCATCACCGGCGAAAAAGAGTCCGGCACGTTCAGGCTGATCATGTCGAATCCCGTACCCCGCTGGGTAATGCTCTCAGGGAAGCTGATCGGACGCTATATCCTGTTTGTTATTCCGTTTACGATAGCGCTTATCGCCGGAGTGATCCTCATATTTGTAACGGACAGTTCTATCATAATGCAATCCGAATTTCTGCCGAACATCGTTGCAATAATGCTTATATCGTATCTCTTCATCTTTGCGATTTTTTCTCTCGGAATCATGCTTTCCACGCTGACACACCATTCCATGATGACTGTTTTTGTGAGCTTGTTTGTCTGGATATTCATCGTTTTCGGGATACCGAAGCTCAGCCCCATGCTCGCACAAATCATGTATCCGGTCAGATCGCCACAGATTGTCAACACTGAAAAACAGCTTGTCAGACGCACTATTGAAAAAGAGCTCAATGAACGCCGCAGTCAACTCTTTGAAACTACGATGAGGTCATTCGGTATTGACGACTGGGAAAAGGTATACCGTGATCACAACGATAACGGGCCGCAGATCGATCACGAAGCATTTCGCGAATACGACGCGAAAGCATCCGCACTCGTCACCGAATATCGTGAACGAATTGTGGATGCATATGCATCGATCGACCGGAAATACACGAACGAATTAAACCGTCAATCGGCATTCGCTCAGTGCCTGGCGCGATTGTCACCGGTCAGCTGTTACTCATTTCTCGTGTCCGACCTTTCCGGAACGGGTCTTGAAGCATTGATTTCTTTCAGAACAGCAGCCCGCGCATTTCAAAATCGACTCGATAATGAATTATACAGGAAGAACGTTATAAATGTATACGGTCGTCATGACGGCCCTCATATTACCTCAATCAAGGGTGGACGTATTCGCGTCCCGGAGCTGATCCAGTTCGGGTATGTAAAAGCCGGCGATGTTATTCAGACTGACCGAATCGATTTTCTGCTCCTGATACTGTATGCGATTCTCTTCTTCACTGTGGCATTCGTGAAATTCATCCGATACGATGTAAGATGA
- a CDS encoding ABC transporter ATP-binding protein, translating into MLQAIDLTKRYEDGLLALDHMSLDVKESEIFCLLGANGAGKTTTINLFLNFIEPTSGTALINGIDVTKDPLEAKKYVSYVSENVMLYGNFTARQNLDFFAKLGGKKNLTKEDYHMFMRKVGLKEEAFEMRVKNFSKGMRQKLGITIAIIKDAPNILLDEPTSGLDPKAAAEFIKILAGLRDQGKSILMSTHDIFRAKEIADRVGIMKEGRLVMVRTREEFLEEDLEKIYLEYMQEAVA; encoded by the coding sequence ATGTTACAGGCAATCGATCTGACGAAACGGTATGAGGACGGGCTTCTCGCGCTCGACCACATGAGCCTCGATGTCAAGGAAAGCGAAATCTTCTGTCTTTTGGGCGCGAACGGCGCCGGAAAGACGACGACCATCAACCTGTTCCTCAACTTCATCGAGCCGACGAGCGGCACCGCGCTTATCAACGGCATCGATGTGACCAAAGACCCCCTCGAAGCAAAGAAGTATGTGTCCTATGTCTCCGAGAACGTCATGCTCTACGGCAACTTCACCGCCCGTCAGAACCTCGACTTTTTCGCCAAGCTTGGCGGGAAAAAGAACCTGACCAAGGAAGACTACCACATGTTCATGCGCAAGGTCGGGCTCAAGGAAGAAGCGTTCGAGATGCGGGTCAAGAACTTCTCGAAAGGTATGCGCCAGAAGCTCGGCATCACCATCGCCATCATCAAGGATGCACCGAACATCCTCCTCGACGAGCCGACATCGGGCCTCGACCCCAAGGCGGCTGCGGAGTTCATCAAGATTCTCGCCGGTCTCCGCGACCAGGGGAAATCGATTCTCATGAGCACGCACGACATCTTCCGCGCCAAAGAGATCGCCGACCGTGTCGGGATCATGAAGGAGGGACGGCTTGTCATGGTGCGTACGCGCGAGGAGTTCCTCGAAGAAGACCTCGAGAAAATCTACCTCGAATACATGCAGGAAGCTGTGGCATAA
- a CDS encoding ABC transporter permease subunit, whose translation MLGTIIAREIQEHLKSSKFQLGFLITIALISISTSINISDYMQRNQDYLTARAEPIDRFYVSVYKPPQVLSILAQGKDRKLGNKEEMSITRIADRTTGYMGSESQHKRYMSGFTAVDFAFVVRVVLSLMVIFLAYTSISEEKFSRTLSLVLSNPVPRDTLLLGKCLGGMCIITVSFIAAIIVAVLMMISQPSVVLGTSDIVRIIGMAGVSVLYLSVFYTMGLLVSILVNRPAIALMVLLQVWAFLIIIYPAISVIAAQDMYKIFPDKLNQRKASAFQQYEEEYKRKTDPFQEAFAKGGRPTREQSARNVEGNALRTEAYYRVDREFAREMAGQTRLAENLSVLSPAVLYDQVMTRYARTGMTDYERFFESVFRFWQEHVRLSVLRFSDYDTFKKSKTLDFAYQSETAVQSFHGTVRSLIILFLLNILFFTTAYVVFLRKDVR comes from the coding sequence ATGTTGGGAACAATTATCGCCCGTGAGATTCAGGAGCACCTGAAATCATCGAAGTTCCAGCTCGGTTTTCTGATCACGATAGCATTGATCTCCATCAGCACATCAATCAATATAAGCGACTATATGCAGCGTAATCAGGACTATCTGACCGCACGGGCCGAACCGATAGACAGATTTTACGTGTCCGTATATAAGCCGCCGCAGGTGCTCAGTATACTGGCGCAGGGAAAGGACAGGAAACTCGGCAACAAAGAGGAAATGAGCATCACCAGAATTGCCGACCGGACAACCGGATACATGGGATCGGAGAGTCAGCATAAACGGTACATGTCGGGTTTCACCGCAGTCGACTTTGCCTTCGTGGTACGGGTTGTGCTCAGCCTTATGGTCATTTTTCTTGCCTACACAAGCATTTCGGAAGAGAAATTCTCGCGGACGCTCAGTCTGGTACTGTCCAATCCTGTTCCCCGTGATACGCTATTACTCGGTAAATGCCTGGGCGGGATGTGTATAATCACCGTATCATTTATAGCTGCGATAATAGTGGCGGTGCTGATGATGATTTCTCAACCGTCGGTTGTCCTCGGTACATCCGATATAGTCCGTATTATCGGGATGGCAGGTGTGTCAGTCCTCTATCTCTCGGTTTTCTATACCATGGGACTGCTTGTATCGATACTCGTAAACCGCCCGGCCATAGCTCTCATGGTACTGCTGCAGGTATGGGCGTTTCTGATAATCATTTATCCTGCCATAAGTGTGATTGCCGCGCAGGATATGTATAAGATATTCCCCGACAAGCTGAACCAGCGGAAAGCATCGGCATTTCAGCAATATGAAGAAGAGTACAAACGGAAAACCGATCCGTTTCAGGAGGCGTTCGCCAAAGGCGGGAGACCGACGAGGGAACAGAGTGCACGGAATGTCGAAGGTAATGCGTTACGAACGGAAGCGTATTACCGTGTCGACCGTGAATTCGCCCGTGAGATGGCCGGTCAGACACGTCTTGCCGAAAACCTTTCGGTGTTGTCACCGGCCGTACTGTACGACCAGGTCATGACCCGTTATGCACGAACCGGCATGACGGATTATGAGCGTTTTTTCGAAAGCGTCTTCCGCTTCTGGCAGGAGCATGTCAGGCTTTCCGTACTGAGGTTCAGCGATTACGACACATTCAAGAAATCCAAAACACTCGATTTCGCTTACCAATCCGAAACGGCTGTACAGAGTTTCCATGGAACCGTACGGTCCCTGATTATCCTGTTTCTACTCAATATACTGTTCTTTACCACAGCCTATGTGGTTTTTCTGAGAAAAGATGTGAGGTAA